A section of the Clostridia bacterium genome encodes:
- a CDS encoding EF-Tu/IF-2/RF-3 family GTPase, which yields VKVGDEVEIVGLMDKPRKTVVTGVEMFRKTLDVAEAGDNIGCLLRGVDRKEVERGMVLAKPGSIKPHTKFSAQVYVLTKEEGGRHTPFFSGYRPQFYFRTTDVTGVIRLPEGVEMVMPGDNLHMEIELITPIAIEEGLRFAIREGGRTVGAGVVTTIKE from the coding sequence GTCAAGGTAGGGGACGAAGTAGAGATAGTGGGGTTAATGGACAAGCCGCGCAAGACGGTAGTCACCGGGGTAGAGATGTTCCGCAAGACTCTGGACGTGGCCGAAGCGGGGGACAACATAGGGTGTCTGTTGCGGGGAGTAGACCGCAAGGAAGTGGAGCGGGGCATGGTTTTGGCCAAGCCGGGGAGTATCAAGCCGCACACCAAGTTTAGTGCTCAGGTATACGTACTGACCAAGGAAGAAGGCGGGCGGCACACGCCGTTTTTCAGCGGTTACCGGCCGCAGTTTTACTTTAGGACCACGGACGTAACCGGGGTAATAAGGCTGCCCGAGGGAGTAGAGATGGTAATGCCTGGGGACAACCTGCATATGGAAATAGAGCTGATCACGCCTATAGCCATAGAAGAGGGACTGCGCTTTGCCATCCGCGAGGGCGGCCGTACCGTGGGCGCTGGCGTGGTCACCACCATTAAAGAATAG
- the rplW gene encoding 50S ribosomal protein L23, protein MLVPQDVIIRPVVTEKSTRLMGENKYTFLVHPRATKVDIRRAVEELFHVTVVKVNTLKVRGKRRRLGRTVGRTPDRKKAVVTLKPGDKIEIIEGL, encoded by the coding sequence ATGCTGGTGCCTCAGGACGTCATCATCCGGCCGGTAGTTACCGAGAAATCCACCCGGTTGATGGGCGAAAACAAGTACACCTTCCTGGTCCATCCCCGGGCCACCAAGGTGGACATCCGGCGGGCGGTGGAGGAACTCTTTCATGTCACCGTGGTTAAGGTCAATACCCTTAAAGTTCGGGGCAAGCGGAGACGCCTGGGAAGAACGGTCGGACGCACACCGGATCGAAAGAAGGCCGTCGTGACCCTCAAACCGGGCGACAAGATCGAGATTATCGAAGGGCTGTAA
- the rpsJ gene encoding 30S ribosomal protein S10, whose product MTHQKIRIRLRAFDHRVLDQSSQKIVETARRTGALVAGPVPLPTERSVYTVIRAPHKYKDSREQFELRTHKRLIDILDPTPKTVDALMRLDLPAGVDIEIKL is encoded by the coding sequence GTGACGCACCAGAAGATCCGCATCCGCCTCCGGGCCTTCGACCACCGGGTACTGGACCAGTCCTCGCAGAAGATCGTAGAAACCGCCCGGCGTACCGGCGCGCTGGTAGCCGGTCCCGTGCCGCTGCCGACCGAGCGCTCGGTGTATACGGTTATCCGGGCCCCGCATAAGTACAAGGACTCCCGGGAGCAATTCGAGCTGCGAACCCACAAGCGTCTGATCGATATTCTGGATCCTACGCCCAAGACGGTGGACGCGCTTATGCGGCTGGACCTGCCGGCGGGGGTGGATATCGAGATCAAGCTCTAG
- the rplD gene encoding 50S ribosomal protein L4 encodes MISVAVVNTEGRPVGEVQLRDDVFGLVPTEHGATVHRTVVRILADRRRGTASTKRRGEVAGGGRKPWRQKGTGRARAGSIRSPLWRGGGAVFGPRPRDYSFVLPRKLRRLALRAVLSAKLAQGKLIVVESLPPVPPKTKAASAFLRAVGAWPQALLVADNPPAELKRAVRNLPGVRLTTVDSLNPYDLLAHEKVVLSREAVGRLEEVLA; translated from the coding sequence TTGATCAGCGTAGCGGTGGTGAATACCGAAGGCCGGCCGGTCGGGGAAGTGCAGTTGCGGGACGATGTCTTCGGGCTGGTCCCCACGGAGCACGGAGCTACGGTCCACCGGACGGTGGTGAGGATACTGGCAGATCGGCGGCGGGGCACGGCGTCTACAAAGAGGCGGGGTGAAGTGGCCGGAGGGGGCCGCAAGCCGTGGCGCCAGAAAGGAACCGGCCGGGCCCGGGCCGGCAGCATTCGTTCGCCCTTATGGAGGGGCGGCGGGGCGGTATTCGGCCCCAGGCCGCGGGACTACTCCTTTGTCTTACCGCGAAAGCTGCGACGCCTGGCCCTACGGGCGGTCTTATCTGCCAAGCTGGCGCAGGGCAAGCTGATCGTAGTAGAGTCGTTGCCGCCGGTCCCGCCCAAGACCAAAGCAGCCTCGGCCTTTTTGCGGGCGGTGGGCGCCTGGCCCCAGGCTCTGCTGGTAGCGGACAATCCGCCGGCAGAGTTGAAGAGGGCGGTGCGCAACCTGCCGGGCGTAAGGCTTACCACGGTAGACAGCCTCAACCCTTACGACCTCCTGGCGCACGAGAAGGTAGTGCTCAGCCGCGAGGCGGTCGGCAGGTTGGAGGAGGTGTTAGCGTAG
- the rplC gene encoding 50S ribosomal protein L3, with amino-acid sequence MGKAIIGRKLGMTQVFTEDGRCLPVTVIQAGPCVVVQKRVPETDGYPAIQVGFEPVPEHRVNRPLRGHFARAKAGPFRYLREFRVDNADDYQVGQELRVEMFKPGEAVDVTGVSRGHGFAGGIKRHGFQRGPMSHGSKYHRRPGSLAAKGPARVFKGRRLPGRMGQERVTVQNLEVVRVDPERNLLLVKGSVPGIRRSLVMVRASVKAKAKA; translated from the coding sequence TTGGGCAAAGCAATTATCGGTCGCAAACTGGGCATGACCCAGGTCTTTACCGAAGACGGGCGTTGCCTGCCGGTCACGGTCATTCAGGCCGGACCCTGCGTGGTAGTGCAGAAGAGGGTGCCGGAAACCGACGGTTACCCGGCCATCCAGGTTGGCTTTGAACCCGTGCCGGAGCACCGGGTTAACCGGCCCCTGCGCGGGCATTTTGCCCGGGCCAAGGCGGGTCCTTTCCGGTATCTGCGGGAATTCCGGGTGGATAATGCCGACGACTATCAGGTGGGCCAGGAACTGCGGGTAGAGATGTTCAAGCCCGGAGAGGCCGTGGACGTAACCGGGGTCAGCCGGGGTCACGGGTTTGCCGGCGGTATCAAGCGCCACGGCTTCCAACGCGGTCCCATGTCCCACGGCTCTAAATACCACCGGCGCCCTGGTTCCCTGGCCGCCAAGGGGCCGGCCCGGGTGTTCAAGGGACGCAGGCTTCCGGGCCGAATGGGCCAGGAGAGGGTTACGGTTCAGAACCTGGAGGTTGTCAGGGTGGATCCGGAGCGTAATCTTCTGCTGGTAAAGGGCTCCGTGCCGGGTATTCGCCGCAGCCTGGTGATGGTAAGAGCTTCGGTTAAGGCCAAAGCTAAAGCGTGA